The Mesomycoplasma flocculare ATCC 27399 genome includes a window with the following:
- a CDS encoding ABC transporter ATP-binding protein, translating into MISFFYTKNSQCLKTENPRICYKLAKNLEKFQKELNLLKEKKLKPEEYEMQFHNLKEKFLAYEVNIKKHYKSKKSYKIRDIWDRAQKYWHTSFNRSHFDFENFAKNVEYKQIGDKKHKIVAQIKNLNLSFINPANPEIRNIVIRNASLDFYEGEIHAIIGESGSGKSVITSCLYGLVGQNAVIESGEIKLFNNPVHNFDFRAWELSNYRGKIISAVFQNPMSTLNPTKKIGLQIMEGMLLNKIVKTKKEAYEKALLYLKMTKIANPEMVMKLYPHELSGGMIQRIVISSILSLEPKIIVMDEPTTALDTTVQALVLDIIRDLQKRLKITIIFITHDLGVVASLASYISIMYAGQVVEEGTRDEILLNPRHPYTWGLITSMPDVNKGERLQSIRGVVPSSLNSIVGDAFAVRNDYALEQDFFIEPNFYQISPTHRVKSALVDPRSPKVIPPKIIYQKWIEFTKMRKQNER; encoded by the coding sequence ATGATTTCTTTTTTTTATACAAAAAACTCACAATGTCTTAAAACTGAAAACCCAAGAATTTGTTATAAATTAGCTAAAAATTTGGAAAAATTTCAAAAGGAATTAAATTTATTAAAAGAAAAAAAACTCAAACCAGAAGAATATGAAATGCAATTTCATAATCTAAAAGAAAAATTTTTAGCCTATGAAGTTAATATTAAAAAACACTACAAGTCAAAAAAATCCTATAAAATACGTGATATTTGGGACAGAGCCCAAAAATATTGGCATACTAGTTTTAACCGTTCCCATTTTGATTTTGAAAATTTTGCAAAAAATGTTGAATATAAACAAATTGGCGACAAAAAACATAAAATTGTTGCACAAATTAAAAATTTAAACCTTTCTTTTATAAATCCAGCTAACCCTGAAATTCGTAACATTGTCATTCGTAATGCCTCGCTTGACTTCTACGAAGGCGAAATTCATGCAATAATTGGTGAATCTGGTTCGGGAAAATCAGTGATTACCTCTTGCCTTTACGGGCTTGTAGGTCAAAACGCTGTTATTGAATCAGGAGAAATTAAACTTTTTAACAATCCAGTACACAATTTTGACTTTCGCGCCTGAGAGCTTTCTAATTATCGCGGTAAAATTATTTCTGCTGTATTCCAAAATCCAATGTCAACTTTAAATCCAACAAAAAAAATTGGCCTTCAAATTATGGAAGGAATGCTCTTAAATAAAATTGTCAAAACTAAAAAAGAAGCCTATGAAAAAGCGCTTTTATATTTAAAAATGACTAAAATTGCTAACCCTGAAATGGTCATGAAATTATATCCACACGAACTTTCAGGCGGAATGATCCAACGCATTGTTATCTCCTCGATTTTGTCTTTAGAGCCAAAGATTATTGTAATGGATGAACCGACAACCGCACTTGATACAACCGTGCAAGCTCTTGTGCTTGATATCATTCGCGATTTACAAAAAAGACTGAAAATTACGATTATTTTTATTACTCACGACCTTGGAGTTGTTGCCTCGCTTGCAAGTTATATCTCAATTATGTATGCTGGTCAGGTTGTCGAAGAAGGTACAAGAGATGAAATTCTCTTAAATCCGCGTCACCCTTATACTTGAGGGCTAATTACTTCAATGCCTGATGTTAACAAAGGTGAGCGGCTTCAATCAATTCGCGGTGTTGTTCCTTCTTCATTAAATTCAATTGTCGGTGATGCTTTTGCGGTTAGAAATGATTATGCATTGGAACAAGATTTTTTTATCGAACCTAATTTTTATCAAATAAGTCCGACTCACCGCGTAAAATCCGCTTTAGTTGATCCGCGATCACCAAAAGTGATACCACCAAAAATTATTTACCAAAAATGAATCGAATTTACAAAAATGAGGAAACAAAATGAAAGATAA
- a CDS encoding PDxFFG protein: protein MKKTNILFSYLLAGGLLATASAGIIGGIKIYSKNNELGVYNIDIQSDDSFEIKDDKLVYANFRNSQGDRIASFENLENPTTILLDPKIKSEKRRFSAADFADWFADNYNRQTPIFELKIGAMKFVNEYWDALSPSEFVKYARWFTKNVSWGPDAITLEHFALKKGVTSSGNNLLLGQHSTKRKEETKIEFYPDSFFGSFPIYSNAAGKGNASDNLTYKIFQNPISKESLDKYFATIPTQQVLANYDKSKVVAGIPAIDLIENKEIYFYDLVKILKNSFSDNPEISKKLAELKNEENFFVFANKKQNLDLVKKKFQLAALMLLHEKEVQLPKNFQLNFPKDFARTRQIKLIKNLTPSLNVRLKHDENNIPKGEFLLELNQHEIMPTNKTQETPEWQTNQGTSFRFSLNQKISSDRTALLVSEIATKINEEAEKIASKGFFDLYNINHPVGKTIGIYQETPENRVFLPINQEHPAAEAENEFLSEFDSNKWSIYEIITVKKLSNSRLEIGLVNKKQAGNTKKITFDLNLHDKNYSKHLKEFNSFKIAINWKNRIIPKIIQEIEVLKDGKNTTVYQLYGEVFDGLIDKVLNHRKTNGENLVGTYVDSEIDPKTGLKKYITKSGNYIGYSHSSRIPYIALLKASSPFFKTTGINYLKYVGAHEYGHHQTLNYAQDNSDPETSIVIGALSTNTGVGLQSFYNLDVLRSYLQARSSGLDLRKSSPDLQAQTNGIYPNFSFDRDNKFEDESNIYGSKENETIDKLLSKKTRRFLQTINGLKNAADLRKLKLYDLFLLNSIDVESGTINPSIAAESKFFRNDWQRNENKRKSGFIKSSDISGLFTNSLVDGKGNLLEFDRLGKVKVADFKESDDRKTFSDLIVKIFFDNGKPAIDPSSFKDPSSLAELKEKIEQIQSAFSANLVTKFENNGWNSNSKGFTRFQPSSALFETSLSAILSNDAEKQGFYGTIIGNKFENSTVEIKLPEQLFDSQHILTAVKRLIKNPESIQLGEQLVQKQKEKKLLNFTTFFNAIINNQGSGSNKNSTQPAKIFEKLFKPTISPNESNLFSSLKSITNFNDSLIRRISVAIDLLGQIYGIYFDWAIKQLSPKNEENRTTQPQSAAPKKTDEDNKSKTTLKGYWTFILKEIMWNNLDKIFIFKDENNKENIPQYLFATIQRFHRLSPGFINENFLNLTNGPIFASNYLGRLISINGNEYFQNPKYNFYASFNSSNGKHDLILDQTEFDIKKDLADRWTSPFGNLIKFNKVITKNATQKLNPFFGIAQDFKFKNISESELDTSKIYLDAWDKTVFGFDYKNNYFGYQNQQNETEFSNLADFLEFVSIDPFALQIVKNNDQFIRNWDLDYVNTKFNLYKYAYDNLQKDKYTPKTNKNNQLTWNKKAKCNEIIEKLLTNFDISKEKLEENLQKYANFLMEAFEKSTLNLLIKNSKIENKNIDHLFLSSVGFMGFKNFARKTRDNLPATKFGKLTNLDRIKNAETPWLNFGSFQENNSLVFDNETFLNDDLKNSNKSEVYKWILEFLKEKNIKFKDIDLFRLQYLVGTKIFIDYTYQDINNQIQRMNTDLELSWLRSKNLARNETQPDNFFSNYVYNFPESLTRDFVQIHYSPSSENLDNISPLFRNISEANTGNEYFVDSIYTRKWIKNFIPAFDITQAYSQTLYSQFSNYFLTNFVISQNKENLDKLYENLTNALQTAQNKNLYQKVNEISAKEKNEIEKIITTSEKPEKFIDKILQEIENKKKINEISNLYRKQKNELFSEIIIEINQIMKNFKGELGNYSNYYGSNIQPVVGNNTWRNGYINKNVAENNGFFKDRFQRKVLDWELYDDNLEPVIDPNIRITNLKGEKVNNRAEAFWYYSLKSQGVGSRTVSGIWRDSKQDKVAFWGFLRNQDADKVHYLTFEDEITKQKYHVHLIKQGTNNIFYLKRQADLSTKWTLENEGYKSWLSSWSIIGEFKNALLRPGISGLRKFRIYFSDEKKQEIKGLFTLGSSKFIAENGKNYQLAPTYIEKNKNENYLIIRPQFK from the coding sequence ATGAAAAAAACTAATATTTTATTCAGCTATTTGCTCGCTGGTGGTCTACTCGCAACCGCTTCTGCTGGCATTATAGGCGGAATTAAAATTTATTCGAAAAACAACGAACTCGGTGTTTATAATATTGATATACAATCAGATGATAGTTTTGAAATAAAAGATGATAAACTAGTCTACGCTAATTTTCGTAACTCGCAAGGAGATCGAATTGCTTCCTTTGAAAATTTGGAAAATCCGACAACAATTTTGCTAGATCCCAAAATAAAATCAGAAAAAAGGCGGTTTTCAGCGGCTGACTTTGCTGATTGATTTGCCGATAATTACAATAGGCAAACACCAATTTTTGAACTAAAAATTGGAGCGATGAAATTTGTTAATGAATATTGGGATGCTTTATCGCCTTCTGAATTTGTAAAATATGCTCGCTGATTTACTAAAAATGTCTCCTGAGGGCCGGATGCCATTACTTTAGAACATTTTGCGCTAAAAAAGGGGGTTACAAGTTCTGGTAATAATTTATTATTAGGCCAACATTCAACAAAACGAAAAGAGGAAACAAAAATCGAATTCTATCCGGATTCCTTTTTTGGTTCCTTTCCAATATATTCAAACGCTGCTGGAAAAGGTAATGCTAGTGATAATTTAACTTATAAAATTTTTCAAAATCCCATTTCTAAAGAATCGCTTGATAAATATTTTGCAACAATCCCGACGCAACAAGTGCTTGCAAATTATGATAAATCCAAGGTTGTTGCCGGAATTCCTGCTATTGACTTAATTGAAAATAAAGAAATTTATTTTTATGATCTAGTAAAAATTCTAAAAAATTCGTTTAGCGACAACCCAGAAATATCAAAAAAATTGGCAGAACTCAAAAACGAGGAAAACTTTTTTGTTTTTGCAAATAAAAAACAAAATTTAGATCTAGTCAAAAAAAAATTCCAATTAGCAGCTTTAATGCTGTTGCACGAAAAAGAAGTTCAGTTACCCAAAAATTTTCAGCTTAATTTTCCTAAAGATTTTGCAAGAACCCGCCAAATTAAATTAATAAAAAATTTAACACCATCTTTAAATGTGCGATTAAAACATGATGAGAATAATATTCCAAAAGGCGAATTTTTACTCGAACTAAATCAACACGAGATTATGCCGACAAATAAAACTCAAGAAACACCTGAATGACAAACAAATCAAGGCACAAGTTTTCGATTTTCCTTAAATCAAAAAATCAGTTCTGATAGAACTGCACTTTTAGTTTCTGAGATTGCAACTAAAATAAACGAGGAAGCCGAAAAAATTGCAAGCAAAGGCTTTTTTGACCTATATAATATTAATCATCCTGTTGGTAAAACAATTGGTATTTATCAAGAAACACCAGAAAATAGAGTATTTTTACCAATTAATCAAGAACATCCAGCAGCTGAAGCCGAAAATGAATTTTTATCAGAATTTGATTCTAACAAATGGTCAATTTACGAAATTATAACTGTCAAAAAATTATCTAATTCACGACTAGAAATTGGGCTTGTTAACAAAAAACAAGCAGGAAATACTAAAAAAATAACTTTTGATCTTAATTTACATGATAAAAATTATTCTAAACATCTTAAAGAATTTAACAGTTTTAAAATCGCAATTAATTGAAAGAACCGCATAATTCCAAAAATTATTCAGGAAATTGAAGTTTTAAAGGACGGGAAAAACACAACAGTTTATCAACTTTATGGCGAAGTTTTTGATGGCCTTATTGACAAAGTTTTAAATCACCGAAAAACTAACGGCGAAAATCTTGTTGGGACCTATGTTGACTCAGAAATAGATCCTAAAACTGGACTGAAAAAATACATCACGAAATCAGGTAATTATATCGGATATTCTCATTCTTCGCGAATTCCTTATATTGCGCTTTTGAAAGCTTCTTCACCATTTTTTAAAACAACAGGAATTAATTATCTTAAATACGTTGGCGCGCACGAATACGGTCATCATCAAACACTAAATTATGCCCAAGATAATTCTGATCCAGAAACAAGTATTGTTATTGGCGCGCTTTCAACAAATACAGGTGTAGGTTTACAATCTTTTTATAATTTAGATGTGCTTAGATCTTATCTTCAAGCCCGTTCATCAGGTTTGGATCTGCGAAAATCAAGCCCAGATTTACAAGCACAAACAAATGGAATTTATCCAAATTTTAGTTTTGATAGAGATAATAAATTCGAGGATGAAAGCAATATTTATGGCTCAAAAGAAAATGAAACTATTGATAAGTTATTATCAAAGAAAACGCGGCGTTTTTTACAAACAATTAATGGACTAAAAAATGCTGCTGATTTAAGAAAACTAAAATTATACGACCTTTTCCTTTTAAACTCAATCGATGTTGAATCAGGAACAATTAACCCTTCAATTGCCGCTGAGTCAAAATTCTTCCGCAATGACTGACAAAGAAACGAAAATAAAAGAAAAAGTGGTTTTATAAAATCTTCCGATATTAGTGGCTTATTTACAAATTCCTTAGTTGATGGAAAGGGAAATTTACTAGAATTTGACCGATTAGGTAAGGTTAAAGTTGCTGATTTTAAGGAAAGTGATGATAGAAAAACTTTTAGCGACTTAATTGTAAAAATATTTTTTGATAATGGAAAACCAGCGATCGATCCATCAAGTTTTAAAGACCCATCAAGTCTAGCAGAATTAAAAGAAAAAATTGAACAAATTCAGTCAGCTTTTTCCGCTAATCTTGTTACAAAATTTGAAAACAATGGTTGAAATTCAAACTCTAAAGGTTTTACTCGTTTTCAGCCTTCAAGTGCTTTATTTGAAACATCACTAAGCGCAATTTTATCTAATGATGCGGAAAAACAAGGGTTTTATGGCACAATTATCGGTAATAAATTTGAAAACTCAACTGTTGAAATTAAACTACCTGAGCAACTTTTTGATAGCCAACATATTCTAACAGCCGTTAAAAGACTAATAAAAAATCCTGAATCTATTCAATTAGGCGAACAATTAGTTCAAAAACAGAAAGAAAAAAAATTATTAAATTTTACGACTTTTTTTAATGCTATCATAAATAATCAAGGCTCTGGTTCCAATAAAAACTCAACACAACCCGCAAAAATATTTGAAAAATTATTTAAACCAACCATAAGTCCAAACGAAAGCAATTTATTTAGCAGCTTAAAAAGCATCACAAACTTTAACGACTCGTTAATTAGAAGAATATCTGTAGCTATTGATCTTCTTGGGCAAATATATGGGATTTACTTTGATTGGGCTATAAAACAACTTTCGCCAAAAAATGAAGAAAACAGAACAACCCAACCTCAAAGTGCTGCACCTAAAAAAACTGATGAAGATAACAAAAGTAAAACTACTTTAAAAGGCTATTGAACATTTATTCTCAAAGAGATAATGTGAAATAACTTGGATAAAATTTTCATTTTTAAAGATGAAAATAACAAAGAAAATATACCACAATATCTTTTTGCAACCATCCAAAGATTTCATAGACTTTCGCCTGGTTTTATCAATGAAAATTTCCTTAATTTAACAAATGGCCCAATTTTTGCAAGCAATTATTTAGGAAGATTAATTTCAATAAATGGCAATGAATATTTCCAAAATCCAAAATATAACTTTTATGCTTCATTTAATAGTAGCAACGGAAAACACGATCTTATCCTTGATCAAACAGAATTTGATATTAAAAAAGATTTAGCCGACCGCTGAACCTCGCCATTTGGAAATTTAATAAAATTTAATAAAGTAATTACAAAAAATGCAACTCAAAAATTAAATCCATTTTTTGGTATTGCCCAGGATTTTAAATTTAAAAATATCTCTGAAAGCGAATTAGATACTTCAAAAATTTATCTTGATGCCTGAGATAAAACTGTTTTTGGATTTGACTATAAAAATAATTATTTTGGATACCAAAACCAACAAAATGAGACTGAATTTTCGAACCTTGCGGATTTTCTTGAGTTTGTCTCAATTGACCCTTTCGCCTTACAAATAGTTAAAAATAATGACCAATTTATCCGTAATTGAGATCTTGATTATGTCAATACTAAATTTAATTTATATAAATATGCATATGATAACCTGCAAAAAGACAAATACACACCCAAAACGAACAAAAATAACCAATTAACCTGAAATAAAAAGGCAAAATGTAACGAAATAATTGAAAAACTTTTAACTAATTTTGATATCTCTAAAGAAAAATTGGAAGAAAATTTACAAAAATACGCAAATTTTCTAATGGAAGCTTTTGAGAAATCAACACTTAACTTGCTAATTAAAAATTCTAAGATTGAAAACAAAAATATTGACCATTTATTTTTATCTTCGGTTGGATTTATGGGATTTAAAAATTTTGCTCGTAAAACAAGGGATAATTTACCGGCAACAAAATTTGGGAAACTCACAAATTTAGATCGTATTAAAAATGCCGAAACTCCTTGGCTAAATTTTGGTTCATTCCAAGAAAATAATTCACTAGTTTTTGATAATGAAACATTTCTTAACGATGATCTTAAAAATTCAAATAAATCTGAAGTCTACAAATGAATTTTAGAATTCCTTAAAGAAAAAAATATCAAATTTAAAGATATTGACTTATTTAGGCTGCAATATTTAGTTGGAACAAAAATTTTTATTGACTATACATATCAAGATATAAATAATCAAATTCAGCGCATGAATACAGATCTTGAACTATCTTGATTGCGCTCAAAAAATTTGGCTAGAAATGAAACACAACCCGATAACTTTTTTAGTAATTATGTATATAATTTCCCCGAATCGCTAACACGAGACTTTGTTCAGATACATTATTCTCCAAGTAGCGAAAATCTTGATAATATCTCCCCATTATTTAGAAATATTTCTGAGGCAAACACTGGAAATGAATATTTTGTTGACAGTATTTACACTCGTAAATGAATAAAAAATTTCATTCCGGCTTTTGATATCACACAAGCATACTCACAAACCTTGTACTCACAATTTAGTAATTATTTCTTAACTAATTTCGTCATTTCACAAAACAAAGAAAACCTCGATAAATTATATGAAAATTTAACAAATGCACTCCAAACTGCGCAAAACAAGAATTTATATCAAAAAGTAAATGAAATTTCTGCTAAAGAAAAAAATGAAATTGAAAAAATTATTACCACAAGCGAAAAACCTGAAAAATTTATTGATAAGATCCTGCAAGAAATTGAAAATAAGAAAAAAATTAACGAGATTTCTAATTTATATCGTAAACAAAAAAATGAACTTTTTAGTGAAATAATAATTGAAATCAACCAAATTATGAAAAATTTTAAAGGCGAACTCGGAAATTATTCAAATTATTATGGCTCAAATATTCAACCTGTTGTAGGAAATAATACTTGAAGAAATGGATATATTAACAAAAATGTGGCGGAAAATAACGGCTTTTTTAAAGACAGATTTCAAAGAAAGGTGCTTGATTGGGAATTATATGATGATAATTTAGAGCCTGTAATCGACCCTAATATAAGAATTACTAACCTAAAAGGGGAAAAAGTTAACAATCGAGCCGAAGCTTTTTGATACTATTCATTAAAATCACAAGGAGTGGGCTCAAGAACAGTTTCAGGAATATGACGCGATTCAAAACAGGATAAAGTTGCGTTTTGAGGATTTCTTCGAAATCAGGATGCTGATAAAGTTCATTATTTGACATTTGAAGATGAAATTACAAAACAAAAATATCACGTTCATTTGATAAAACAGGGCACAAATAATATTTTCTACCTTAAAAGACAAGCTGATCTTTCGACAAAATGAACACTTGAAAATGAGGGTTATAAATCATGACTATCTTCATGGTCAATTATTGGAGAATTTAAAAACGCTCTTCTAAGACCTGGAATTTCAGGACTTAGAAAGTTCAGAATTTATTTCTCTGATGAAAAAAAACAAGAAATTAAAGGCCTATTTACATTAGGATCATCTAAATTCATAGCTGAAAACGGTAAAAATTACCAACTTGCTCCAACTTATATAGAAAAAAATAAAAATGAAAACTATCTTATAATCAGGCCACAATTTAAATAG
- a CDS encoding ABC transporter ATP-binding protein produces the protein MKDKQKFYLEKNSYFFGKITKNIYRVLTPGVEKMLDFKGKVPIVSFQNVDITYGSGNRKNKVIHDISFNIFEGEVLSFVGESGSGKSTTGSAIAGLIPRSFGKIHINGFDLPKKINKIRSKILSKLVSNVQMIFQDPLSSLNPYKNIFAVITEGLINLEQRKKGAIKNLFSQHYYQNTFENLTSILKKQKIAPQIIQQINYNFYKNTSNIQVNDLFNKLINYLEKLSFIDSKIIDFIKKKSIFLQHFLEKPTKEITYKYVIDMLASVGLDSSVLSRFPLEFSGGQQQRIGICRALLLRPKILVADEPISALDVSIQAQIINIFKDLKEKYNLTIFFISHDLRMVEYISDRIAVIYRGRILEIGPTEEITKNFLHPYTKSLIESIPTIESKGESLAGFLYEPKIHEYTEKNQPEWIDLGNNHYILATFSEVKRWKSGDYNYEKN, from the coding sequence ATGAAAGATAAGCAAAAATTTTATCTGGAAAAAAATAGTTATTTTTTTGGCAAAATCACTAAAAATATTTACCGTGTTCTCACTCCCGGAGTCGAAAAAATGCTGGATTTTAAGGGAAAAGTTCCAATTGTGAGCTTTCAAAATGTTGATATTACCTACGGAAGTGGAAACCGGAAAAACAAAGTAATACACGATATTAGTTTTAATATTTTTGAAGGTGAAGTTCTTTCGTTTGTTGGCGAATCAGGTTCGGGAAAATCAACAACAGGATCAGCGATTGCCGGTTTAATTCCCCGTAGTTTTGGCAAAATTCATATAAATGGCTTTGATTTACCAAAAAAAATCAATAAAATCCGGTCAAAAATTCTTAGCAAGCTAGTTTCAAATGTGCAAATGATTTTCCAGGACCCTTTGTCCTCGCTAAATCCTTATAAAAATATTTTTGCTGTTATTACCGAAGGCCTAATAAATTTAGAACAACGCAAAAAAGGCGCAATAAAAAACTTATTTTCACAACATTATTACCAAAATACATTTGAAAATTTAACCTCAATACTAAAAAAACAGAAAATCGCGCCACAGATTATTCAACAAATTAATTATAATTTTTATAAAAACACTTCTAATATTCAGGTAAACGATCTTTTCAATAAGTTAATTAATTATCTTGAAAAGCTCAGCTTTATCGATTCTAAAATAATAGACTTTATCAAAAAAAAATCTATATTTTTACAGCACTTTTTAGAAAAACCAACAAAAGAAATTACATATAAATATGTTATTGATATGCTTGCATCCGTTGGTCTTGATAGCTCAGTTTTATCACGTTTTCCTCTTGAATTCTCTGGTGGTCAACAACAGCGAATTGGGATTTGTCGCGCTTTATTGCTAAGACCAAAAATTCTTGTCGCTGATGAGCCAATTTCGGCTCTTGATGTGTCAATTCAGGCACAAATTATTAATATTTTTAAAGATTTGAAAGAAAAATATAACCTTACAATCTTTTTCATTTCGCATGATTTGCGGATGGTTGAGTATATTTCTGATAGGATTGCCGTAATTTATCGTGGAAGAATCCTAGAAATTGGCCCTACTGAAGAAATAACTAAAAATTTTTTACACCCTTATACAAAATCATTAATTGAGTCAATTCCAACAATTGAATCAAAAGGTGAATCACTTGCTGGGTTTTTATATGAACCAAAAATTCATGAATATACAGAAAAAAACCAGCCAGAATGAATCGATTTAGGAAATAATCACTATATTTTAGCAACTTTTTCAGAAGTAAAGAGATGAAAATCAGGAGATTATAATTATGAAAAAAACTAA